The Thermomicrobiales bacterium genome contains the following window.
CCCTACACCTACTTCACTTCCAGGGATCTGCATCTCGGCGAGATCAGCCTCGAATGTTCGCGGGCCGGCGCGTCGGCGGCGGCGCTCTGGACGACGCTTCGCTGCTTGCCGCTTGCGCCGGATACGGGCCTCGGTGCGATTGTCGCGCGTGGTCGCGACGCTGCGTTGCTGTGGAGTGAATTGATCTCGGAAGGCCCGTATTTCCGACTCGTCGTCGAACCGGATCTGGATATCCTCGCACTCTATCCGACACCTGAATCCAGCGGGGCGACCACCGCCAGCGCGATATCCCGACTCGTCGATGAGCTCTTCCTTGCCGCTGAGCATGATCCGCAGTCTCCGGCGTTCTTTGCCAAGCTCGTCGTTCCCCAGAGACTGCTGGCCGCACACGGCCCGGCGATCATCTGGGATCAGCCAACTGTCACCGTGCTGCGTAGTGTCCTGATGAAACCGGAACACCTGTCGTTTGTTCCTGCGCTGAACGACACACTCGTCCGTCAGCTGACCAATATTGCGAGGACCATGTGAGCGATGGTGGGACTGGACGTATCGTCCGACTACAGATTCAGCAGGCGTCACTGAAGGTTGGCCCGATTCGGGCGCGTCGATATGACCCATCCCCGATCCTGAGCGTCGATCGCCTGATCCTCACGCCGGACGGCGCGGAAGCGGTTGTTGGCGGCGCGCGACTGATCGATGTCCATCATGGGCATCACCCCGACTCGAAGAACCGGAATGGCGTCAATGATCTGTCGATTGGCTTCACGGGAAATTACCGGCGCATCCGCGAGAGGTTGGGCGCTCACATCGTTGATGGAATTGCTGGCGAGAGCATCCTCGTTGAGTGTGATGACCCGCCAGCGCTCGGCGCGTTGATGAATGGCATCGAGATCGAGGTGGATCCGAGCCTCTGGATCAGGCTCGCGGAGGCATCAGTGGCCCACCCGTGTGTCGAGTTCAGTCGCTTCTGCCTGAGATCCAGCGTGGTCGAACCCCGCCAAATCAAGGAGACGCTACAGTTCCTTGATGATGGGACGCGCGGCTTCTATGTTGGCCTGCCGGCCGGCGATCCGATCGGTATTGCCGTCGGCGCGGCGGTCCGGTGGCGCGGATAGTCAGGTCCGGGCAGGCGCTGGAAGCCGCAGTGGGAGCCACTCTGCAACGAGAACGATGAGCGCGCCCCAGACGAGTGTCGCGAAGGCCAGGTGGCTGATTCGCACCCAGTTGGCCAACTCGGTCCAGATGTTCGCGGCGCCGATCAAGGTCTCGATCAGTGTCAGCGCGAGCGCCAGGCCGGCCAGCATCGAGACTCGCGCGCTCATTCCGGCGTCACGCACCGCGACGACCAGCAGCCACACGATTGCTCCGATGGTGATCAACGCCAGCCAACGATGCAGGATGTGGACGTCGGCGGAGGTCCAGCCTGTCGGAAAATACTTGCCGTGGCATAGCGGCCACTGTGGGCATGCCCAGGCAGCCCCGCTGGACGCGGTATAGGCGCCAGTGAGTAGCAGCCCGAATGTTGCAGCAATAGCGACGATCGCCGCCCGGACGATCGCCGGGCTTGCCGGCCGCGCCGGCCGGCCGGGTCGGGCATAGCCGATGAACGCGATCACGATCATGATCGCGAAGTACGCCTGCGCCATCCCGAGGTGCGCGGTTACCGCGCGGGGATCCAGCTCAGCGAACACAGTGACGGCGCCCAGAAGCGCCTGAGCCAGAACGAGGACGAGCGCGGTGACCGTCAGCCAACGACGAGCGTCGGATCGTCTCGCTTGCCGCCAGGTCGCAAACACAAGCCAACTGGTGAGTAGCAGGATCGCGCCCGCCACGACGCGATGGAGGTACTCGATCGTCGTCAGGTAGCTGAATGTGGGAATGACTTTTCCGTTGCAGATCGGCCAGTCGTCGCCGCAGCCCATTCCGGCTCCTTCGATCCGGACGACGCCGCCAATCAGAATCAGAATATAGCCGAGCACGACTGTCGCGACTGCAAGCCGCTCGACAGTGAACCACCCCCGCTGTGCGGCCGGCGCTGCTTCCCGCTCGCTATTCGCCTGTTTTGCTGTCTGCCCCATACTGCCCCGCGCCTCCACCCCCATGAACACGCATAGACCCGCCGGTGGACGGGTATTATGCCAATGATTGCTGTTTGCTCGTCGCGCGCCTGTGACCTAACGCACATGCGCTCCCGGGCTAGATACCAGCGATGCCGGGTAGCCGCCGTGAAAACGCGGTAATCAGCCGAACCGCTTCCTCGAAATCGGAGAGCCGTAGTGTGGCATACGGCGAATGGATGTAGCGGCATGGCAACGACACTACCCCTGCCAACACACCCGCCTTCGACCGATGGATGACACCCGCATCAGTCCCGCCCGGCGCTGGCACTTGATACTGGAACCGGATCGATTCCGTTTCGGCGGTCTCGGCAAGAGCCCGGATGACCCGCGGCATTCCGATCATGCCGCTATCCATGATGCGGATCGATGGACCCTGGCCCTGGCGCGTCGGTTGGCGAGCAGGCGGGACCCCCGGCATATCCGCTGCGATCGACCCCTCCAGCGCGATCGCGATATCCGGGTCGATCTGGAACGCCGCAGTCTGGGCGCCGCGAAGCCCGACTTCCTCCTGGACGGTGAACGCCGCGACAACTGTGATCTCCGTCGTTTCGTTGCGTAGCGCCTCAAGAGCGCCGACGACGACGGCACAGCCGGCCCGGTCATCGAAAGCTTTCCCCATAACGACATCGTCGCCCAACTGCTCGAAGCCGTACGAAATGACTGCGGGCGACCCGATCCGGATGCCCAGCGCGGCAGCCTCTTCCGGAGAGCTTACGCCGATGTCGATGAACAGATCGTCGATCCTGAACGGTTTCTCGCGGTCTTCAGGCCTCAGGATGTGCGGTGGCGCTGTCCCGATCATCCCGCGGATGTAGGTTCCGCGGTCGGTCCGAATTGTCACCGCATGGGCCGGAACGATCCGCGGATCCCATCCGCCGATTGTGGTGAAGCGCAGGAAGCCGCCATCCTCGATCCACGTCACCATGAACCCGATCTCGTCCATGTGCGCGTCGAGCATCAGCGTCCGGTTGCCACTGCCGCGCTTCGTGGCGATCAGGTTCCCGAGCGCATCGACGCGCACGTCGTCGACCAGCGGCTCGACCATTTGTCGGATCTCGTTGCGAACCTCGTCCTCGAACCCGGATGGACCGAATGCTTCCGACAATGTCCGAAGTACCTCGACCGAATTCATTGGCAACCCTTTCCTGTGTCGCGGCCCGTTGGCTGCCATCGTCGCACATTCAACGATGGCGACACGCGATCATCCGCCCGGATCAGGCCGTTGCCCTGCGGCTGACGGATCCCCGGCGCAGCGATGTTCGGCTATCATGCGCTAGCCGGCCCGGTGGGTGCGGGGCTACGGATCAGGGTCAATGAGGAGGAATCATGGCGGATATCAATATCGTCCGCGACCAGCTTCCTGGTGTCACAGACACCGTCTACCTGAACACCGGGACGTGTGGCCCGTTGCCGCTCGTCGCATACGAGGCGATGCGAGAGGAGATGAGCCACGATCTGACCAAGGCGCGCATCGACTCCGACCACTTTCCGAGCCTTGGCCGCAAACGCAATGAGGTTCGCGAGGCAGTCGCGTCCTACGTTGGCGCCGTGCCGTCCGAGATCGCAGTGACGTCCAGCACAACCGACGGGATGTACGTCGCGATCCTTGGCTATCGCTGGCAGGCTGGCGATGAGCTGCTGATGAGCAACATCGAGCACCCCGGCGGGATGGTGCCGTCGTTCCTGGTGAAGCGGCGCTTCGGTGTGCGGGTCAAGGTGGTTGATATCGGTCTTGGCGGGGGCGATCCTGCGGACGTTGTCGCGGCCTTTGAGCGCGCGATTACTCCCCGGACTCGAATGATCGTGATCTCGCACGTCTCGTACACGACCGGCGCGAAGCTGCCGCTCAAAGAGCTGGTGACAATGGCTCACGCGCATGATGTCCTCGTCGTCGCAGATGCCGCGCAGTCGTATGGCCCAGTTGCCCTCGATCTTCACGATATCGGGGTCGATGCCTATGCTGGGTCGGGCCAGAAATGGATGTGTGGTCCGGACGGCACCGGGATGCTCTACGTTCGCGCCGATCGTGTGGGCGACTTTGAGCAGACGTTCGTCGCCGGTGGCACGACGATGGGTACGCTGGACTACTTCGGGGGCTCCTACGCGCCGGCCCTCGGCGCGGCGCGCTTTGACACTGCCGGCCGTAATACGATCCTGACGGCCGGGCAGGCTGCCGCAACCCGCTGGATCTCGAGCGAGCTCGGCAAAGATTGGGTCTCGACGCGAGTTCAGGAGATGGCCGGCCTGGCGTATGACGAGCTGTCGCGGCTGAAGGGCGTCACGATGGTGACGCCGAAGGAGGCGGTGGCCGGCCTGATCGCATTCAATGTCGACGGCATCAGCGGCCCCGATCTCTCGACCCGATTGGCCGGCGAGCATGGCGTCACGATTCGTTATGTCACGAAGTACATCAATAACCCCGAAGCGGCCCGCGTCTCGCTCCATTACTTCAACACACCCGAAGATCTTGGCGCGCTCACCGAGGGTATCCAGTCGATCCAGGGCACGCTCTAACATGCGACCAGATTTTTCGACCGTCGAGGCACTGAACGCCTGGTCACCTGGTTCGCTCGCCGAGCTGTTCGGCATATCGATCGTGTCGATTGAAGAAGGCCGGTTGACGAGCGAGCTTGTCATCCGGCCCGAATTCATGGCGCCAAATGGCTACCTTCATGCAGCGACGGTCGTTGCCATCGCCGACACGACCGCCGGGTTCGGGTCTCGCGCGCATCTCCCGAACGGAGCGTTCGGGTTTACGACTATCGAGGTCAAGACGAACTTCCTTGGCACGGCGCGCCAGGGGGTCATCGAATGTGAGGCCCGGCTCATCCATGGGGGCCGGACCACGCAGGTCTGGGACGCGACAGTAAGCCACCGCGAAAGTGGCAAAACGATCGCGCTCTTTCGTTGCACGCAAATGATCCTATACCCCTCAACCGGCTGACCCGAAGACCGCGCACCGCGTACACTGATAGACCGCGCGACGACGCATCTGTCGTCGCGCGGCGTTTCGATCGAGCAATCACGGTGGGTGAGGGACAGGGCATGGAAGGTCGGGCGACCAACATCGGCATCATCGCGGTTCTCGGGTATATCGCAACGGTCTTTGCGGCGAACTGGGCAATCAATCGATTCGGGGTGGTGTCGGTGGGTCTCGGCCTGGTCGCGCCGGCGGGCGTGTACTTCGCCGGCCTTGCGTTCACGCTTCGCGACATCACCCAGGACACGCTGGGGCGCTCGTGGGTGCTGGTCGCGATTCTCGTCGGGGCGTTGTTGTCGGCGCTAGTCTCCACGCAGTTCGCGCTCGCCAGCGCGACGGCGTTTCTGTTCAGCGAGCTCTGCGATTTCGCGGTCTACACGCCACTACGCGAACGAAACTGGATCGGCGCAGTAGCGGCGTCGAATGTCGTCGGTCTGGTAACCGACTCCGTCCTGTTCCTGTGGATCGCGTTTGGATCGCTCGAATATCTCAGCGGTCAGATTGTCGGCAAGATCTGGATGACTCTCCTCGCCGTTGGCGTGCTCATGGTGTGGCGACGCTATTCGGGCCGGCCGGGCTGGATCTGAGCGTCCGTCCGGATGTCGGCCGTCGCGTCAGCCAGGTTGCCCCGCCAACTCCATCCGTAGCTCGGGAATCACCCGCGTTGAGATGTCCACCACCGTGGCCGAAGGCGATCCCGTTGGCAAGTCGAACATGAAGTCGCGGACGCCCGCCTGATAGTACGCATGGACGTGCTGGCGGAACGCATCCTCGGACACAAGTGGATCTGCGCCGGTCGAAAGGCAGCGGCGGATTTCCGATGGATCGCGACCAACCTCCCGGCATGCGGCGACCAGTTGCGCGTCGTGCCCTACGTATTCCTCGGGGCTGCCGCCACCGTCCCAGAGATCAGCATAACGGGCGACGTGGCGAAGCATGCGCTTCCCGGTCGAACCGATCAGCACGGGAATGTGGTGATTGACCGGCTTCGGCGCGAACGGCGCATCCTCCAGCGTGTAGTACTCCCCGTGGTAGGTCGTCCGGTCCTGGGTCTCAAGCTGACCCATGAGCTCCATCGCCTCACCGAAGCGATCGACGCGTTCACGAGCCGATGGGAAGGGGATGCCGTAGGAGGAGTGCTCGCGCTCGTTCCACCCAGCGCCCATGCCGAGGATGAGGCGGCCACCCGACAGGTGGTCGACAGTGACAGCCTGCTTGAACATGATCGCCGGGTTGCGGTGCATGTTGCCCGTTACCATCAGACCCATACGGATGCGGCTTGTGCTGCTGGCCAGGCCGGCGAGCGCGGTCCATCCATCGAGCGTCGGGCCATCCTCTCCGTCGTAGAGTGAGAAGAAGTGGTCGAACAGCCAGGCCGAATCCCAGCCCGCTTCTTCCGCCCAACTCCATTGCTCGACCAGCATCGGCCACGACCGCCAGTGCTGGGCAGTGACGATTCCAAAGGTGACACCGTTGCTCATAAACCTCACCATCTCCTTCTCCTGTCGCATTCGGCGCGAGCCGGCCATCATGCGTCGGGAGCAACTCGCGGCGAACGAGCGAATCGAATCGATAGTGCGCCGCCGATCAGCATCAGAATCGTCATCATCGGCCAGATCACACCCGGATTCGGGAGATCCAGCGCGATACCGGCCGTAAAGGTCGCCAGGGCAAACGACCCGCCCCAGACGATGCTGGTGGCTGAAAAATAGCGACCCCGTAGATGGAGCGGCGCCAGCCGCACCGGTACAACCGCCGTCACCGGCATGAACAGGATCTCGCCAGCCGTGTAGATCACAAACGCGGCGACCGCGGCGGCAATTCCGACGTGGGGTGTCGCCAGGATGAACATGAAAGCGATCGCCCAGAGGACTGACGCCGTGACCAGCGGTCGGCCGATTTGACCGCGGTTGATCCATGCGGCGACGGGGATCTGCGTGCTGACGACAATGATGGTATTCAGCAGGAACAATGCGCCGATCGTTCCTTCTCCGATTCCGGCTGCTTCGCGCAAGTAGGCCGGCACGCTCATCGTGATCTGGGTGAAGCCGAACACGAGGATAAACAGGATGACGAGCGCGAAGATGAATGTCCGATCTGGCAGGACATCAGCCCATGTTCCATGCGCGCCGGCGCCATCCGTGGCGTGCAGCCGAATCGCGGGGACCGTTCTCCAGATCAACACTGCTGCGCTGGCGATCATCAGTGCGCTGACGACGAAGAGGATGCGATATTCGTGCAGTCCGCCGCCCGCCACGATTGCGCCGCCCAGCATGCCCCCGACACCGATCCCGACTGCGTTCGCAACCCGGAGCACCGACATAGCCTCGGCCACCCGCGCTCGCGCGGTTAGCGACGCGATCGTCGAGTCGGAGGCCGGCCAGTAAACCTGACTGGCGAAATTGAGCACGATCGTGACTGCCAGGAACGTCCAGACCGACGTGCCCCATGGGTAGATTGAGGTCGCGACGGCGATGACGGCCATGCAGACGAGCAACACGGGCCGGCCACCGCGTCGATCGATCTGCCCGGCAATCAGCATGAGAAAACCGATCCCACCGAGGCTGGCCATCGCGATGCCGCTGCCGACGATGCTGGCCCGGAGCCCGACGATCTGCGAGAAGAAGATCACCAGAAACGGGATGGTCATGCCGCGACCGGTCCAGAGGATCAGGTTGCCGAGCGCCATCGACCAGACAGCGCGGGGATGTTCGGCCAGAACCGACCGCAGGCGTGTCATCACGCCCGGCGGTCTCGTCGTGTCCTGCTCCTTCACGGTCGATTCCGACACGCAGATCCCCTCAGTCCCCGGTGAATCGTTCGACCGGGACAAGATATCAGCCGCGTCGCTGCTGCGACGCGGCTCCAACGGTGTATTGTGCAACAGTCTGGCGACATGGCAATACGTCAGACGGGGCGCGGCGCGGTCAGCACGGAGATCAGATCGCTCGCACGCGGATCATCGTCAGGTATGGCGCAACGTCGGCAATGGGCGCGTCTTCCCAGCGCGCGCTACGCCCGGCAAAGAGCTCCACCACCGCGCGAATCTCGCCACGCGAGACCCGCCCTGCCACCCGGGTGTCGAACGCGATCATCCAGGCCGGCCCGCCAGGTGTGTCGGGCGCATACGCGACCCCCACCCGCTGCTGACCGGGGACCTCCACCCAGTACACACGGTCGCGGTCAACCCCGACGGATTCCCTGTATGGTAGCGCTCGTGCAATTGCGCCGATTT
Protein-coding sequences here:
- a CDS encoding VUT family protein, producing the protein MGEGQGMEGRATNIGIIAVLGYIATVFAANWAINRFGVVSVGLGLVAPAGVYFAGLAFTLRDITQDTLGRSWVLVAILVGALLSALVSTQFALASATAFLFSELCDFAVYTPLRERNWIGAVAASNVVGLVTDSVLFLWIAFGSLEYLSGQIVGKIWMTLLAVGVLMVWRRYSGRPGWI
- a CDS encoding aminotransferase class V-fold PLP-dependent enzyme codes for the protein MADINIVRDQLPGVTDTVYLNTGTCGPLPLVAYEAMREEMSHDLTKARIDSDHFPSLGRKRNEVREAVASYVGAVPSEIAVTSSTTDGMYVAILGYRWQAGDELLMSNIEHPGGMVPSFLVKRRFGVRVKVVDIGLGGGDPADVVAAFERAITPRTRMIVISHVSYTTGAKLPLKELVTMAHAHDVLVVADAAQSYGPVALDLHDIGVDAYAGSGQKWMCGPDGTGMLYVRADRVGDFEQTFVAGGTTMGTLDYFGGSYAPALGAARFDTAGRNTILTAGQAAATRWISSELGKDWVSTRVQEMAGLAYDELSRLKGVTMVTPKEAVAGLIAFNVDGISGPDLSTRLAGEHGVTIRYVTKYINNPEAARVSLHYFNTPEDLGALTEGIQSIQGTL
- a CDS encoding MFS transporter, whose product is MSESTVKEQDTTRPPGVMTRLRSVLAEHPRAVWSMALGNLILWTGRGMTIPFLVIFFSQIVGLRASIVGSGIAMASLGGIGFLMLIAGQIDRRGGRPVLLVCMAVIAVATSIYPWGTSVWTFLAVTIVLNFASQVYWPASDSTIASLTARARVAEAMSVLRVANAVGIGVGGMLGGAIVAGGGLHEYRILFVVSALMIASAAVLIWRTVPAIRLHATDGAGAHGTWADVLPDRTFIFALVILFILVFGFTQITMSVPAYLREAAGIGEGTIGALFLLNTIIVVSTQIPVAAWINRGQIGRPLVTASVLWAIAFMFILATPHVGIAAAVAAFVIYTAGEILFMPVTAVVPVRLAPLHLRGRYFSATSIVWGGSFALATFTAGIALDLPNPGVIWPMMTILMLIGGALSIRFARSPRVAPDA
- a CDS encoding PaaI family thioesterase, with translation MRPDFSTVEALNAWSPGSLAELFGISIVSIEEGRLTSELVIRPEFMAPNGYLHAATVVAIADTTAGFGSRAHLPNGAFGFTTIEVKTNFLGTARQGVIECEARLIHGGRTTQVWDATVSHRESGKTIALFRCTQMILYPSTG
- a CDS encoding M42 family metallopeptidase; translation: MNSVEVLRTLSEAFGPSGFEDEVRNEIRQMVEPLVDDVRVDALGNLIATKRGSGNRTLMLDAHMDEIGFMVTWIEDGGFLRFTTIGGWDPRIVPAHAVTIRTDRGTYIRGMIGTAPPHILRPEDREKPFRIDDLFIDIGVSSPEEAAALGIRIGSPAVISYGFEQLGDDVVMGKAFDDRAGCAVVVGALEALRNETTEITVVAAFTVQEEVGLRGAQTAAFQIDPDIAIALEGSIAADMPGVPPARQPTRQGQGPSIRIMDSGMIGMPRVIRALAETAETESIRFQYQVPAPGGTDAGVIHRSKAGVLAGVVSLPCRYIHSPYATLRLSDFEEAVRLITAFSRRLPGIAGI
- a CDS encoding COX15/CtaA family protein, with the translated sequence MGQTAKQANSEREAAPAAQRGWFTVERLAVATVVLGYILILIGGVVRIEGAGMGCGDDWPICNGKVIPTFSYLTTIEYLHRVVAGAILLLTSWLVFATWRQARRSDARRWLTVTALVLVLAQALLGAVTVFAELDPRAVTAHLGMAQAYFAIMIVIAFIGYARPGRPARPASPAIVRAAIVAIAATFGLLLTGAYTASSGAAWACPQWPLCHGKYFPTGWTSADVHILHRWLALITIGAIVWLLVVAVRDAGMSARVSMLAGLALALTLIETLIGAANIWTELANWVRISHLAFATLVWGALIVLVAEWLPLRLPAPART
- a CDS encoding LLM class flavin-dependent oxidoreductase, which encodes MVRFMSNGVTFGIVTAQHWRSWPMLVEQWSWAEEAGWDSAWLFDHFFSLYDGEDGPTLDGWTALAGLASSTSRIRMGLMVTGNMHRNPAIMFKQAVTVDHLSGGRLILGMGAGWNEREHSSYGIPFPSARERVDRFGEAMELMGQLETQDRTTYHGEYYTLEDAPFAPKPVNHHIPVLIGSTGKRMLRHVARYADLWDGGGSPEEYVGHDAQLVAACREVGRDPSEIRRCLSTGADPLVSEDAFRQHVHAYYQAGVRDFMFDLPTGSPSATVVDISTRVIPELRMELAGQPG